A region from the Nematostella vectensis chromosome 13, jaNemVect1.1, whole genome shotgun sequence genome encodes:
- the LOC116603298 gene encoding uncharacterized protein LOC116603298 encodes MYWETSVIFCRLSSPGVIPLQTLILGDRSGLRSSLAVRMDHDIKSIRRPLAPHTTQDVPYRPSMNYKLLSKPPSLPHRVKAEILRREAARIKEMNFKARDTAYYLEDAVGIFTRLRKGAETRARMEQCLITQPPVRGSCQHTDKAPTKNVPIRDRSYTDPGTLRLVGRRDMGAFLQRKLTRMKTYDGSRFVRQRVGAANEDTGMIKQEEFAHMKVLEVKTAVTEEKEKEKEKEKRDPLQGCHDNDRYVEAINKQEVTGVDRGEEITAEYEDRHLGLRRTSTLLSNRNCRSGVSLHEFNEEDQETVREEANMSRAETRMSRASTRMAREDTKLSRAETRMSRASTRMAREDTKLSREDTRMSRASTRMAREDTKLCREDTGVGQDETEIGHENAGMRGQSPASSGPANIPIVNWGGSPRRRMSLAVSALMGRDPYQLTSKSQRRKSVAATGSDRGPRSPCLFPGLAESNELTSRANGETGQDVVNEEEEINKGTSKKTLNGQRRKSSVSLSTTKLQELITEKIINQVTQRRNSISSNQKTFMLKKYERMLKTELGTIETAPECDSPDFGNTPFMRPMRRLSSEDGPNNDGSLRRGSEYHSSLIQMQNQASRLQKTFDFEEIEEENVEVIMQTKKQDPGSFTGAGSVRKKKKKPVKKLESSS; translated from the exons ACCACGATATTAAGAGCATTCGCAGACCCCTTGCCCCTCACACCACGCAAGACGTGCCGTACAGACCGAGTATGAATTACAAGCTTCTGTCCAAGCCGCCATCATTGCCCCACCGAGTCAAGGCCGAGATCCTCAGGCGAGAGGCGGCAAGAATTAAAGAG ATGAATTTCAAAGCGCGTGACACGGCCTACTATTTGGAAGATGCAGTTGGGATATTTACTCGTCTAAGAAAGGGCGCAGAAACGAGGGCAAGGATGGAACAATG CCTGATAACCCAGCCACCGGTGAGGGGTTCTTGCCAACATACCGACAAAGCACCTACAAAAAATGTTCCGATTCGAGACCGGTCGTACACTGATCCCGGCACACTGAGGCTTGTGGGAAGACGCGACATGGGGGCATTCCTTCAGCGGAAACTAACGCGTATGAAGACATACGACGGATCGCGTTTTGTCAGACAAAGAGTTGGGGCAGCAAATGAAGACACTGGAATGATCAAGCAAGAGGAATTTGCACATATGAAAGTGTTAGAGGTTAAAACAGCAGTCACGGAGGAGAAGGAGAaagagaaggagaaggagaagagAGATCCACTGCAGGGTTGCCATGACAATGACCGCTATGTGGAGGCTATAAACAAGCAAGAAGTCACAGGAGTTGATAGAGGCGAAGAGATTACAGCCGAATACGAGGATCGTCATCTCGGGTTAAGGCGTACAAGCACGCTGCTTTCTAATCGCAATTGCAGGTCTGGTGTTTCTCTTCATGAATTTAACGAGGAAGACCAGGAAACGGTTCGGGAAGAAGCAAATATGAGTCGAGCAGAAACGAGGATGAGCCGTGCCAGCACGAGGATGGCCCGAGAAGATACGAAATTGAGCCGAGCAGAAACGAGGATGAGCCGTGCCAGCACGAGGATGGCCCGAGAAGATACGAAATTGAGCCGAGAAGACACGAGGATGAGCCGTGCCAGCACGAGGATGGCCCGAGAAGATACGAAATTGTGCCGAGAAGACACGGGAGTGGGTCAAGACGAAACTGAGATCGGCCACGAAAATGCTGGAATGAGGGGCCAATCTCCGGCTAGCAGCGGGCCAGCCAATATCCCT ATTGTTAACTGGGGCGGCAGTCCTAGGCGACGGATGTCTCTGGCTGTGAGTGCTCTCATGGGGAGGGACCCTTATCAGCTAACGTCCAAATCTCAACGACGGAAGTCAGTAGCCGCTACAGGTTCCGATAGGGGCCCACGATCACCTTGCCTATTCCCGGGGCTAGCCGAAAGCAACGAGTTGACAAGTAGAGCCAATGGAGAAACGGGCCAAGACGTTGTCAATGAAGAAGAGGAGATCAACAAGGGAACATCAAAAAAAACGCTAAACGGACAGAGACGAAAAAGTTCGGTTAGTTTGAGCACAACAAAGCTCCAGGAGTTGATCACAGAAAAGATTATTAACCAGGTGACGCAGAGAAGGAACAGTATATCTTCTAATCAGAAAACATTTATGCTGAAGAAATACGAGCGCATGCTCAAAACAGAGCTTGGGACAATTGAAACTGCTCCCGAATGCGACTCTCCAGACTTCGGCAACACGCCATTTATGCGTCCGATGCGACGACTCAGCTCCGAAGATGGGCCGAACAATGATGGGTCGCTGCGAAGGGGATCCGAATATCATTCTAGTTTGATTCAAATGCAGAATCAGGCGAGTCGTTTGCAGAAGACGTTTGACTTTGAGGAGATCGAGGAGGAGAATGTTGAGGTTATTATGCAGACAAAAAAGCAGGACCCGGGATCTTTTACTGGGGCTGGATCGgtgagaaagaagaaaaagaagccCGTGAAGAAACTGGAAAGTAGTTCATGA
- the LOC5519434 gene encoding neuroendocrine convertase 2, which yields MAIWALLGLFVSGIIHEFGFVLASKPLYTNTWVIYTDKGQEYVDNLAAKHGFKSHRDGGGLEGFYILEHQRTSKRMRRSLVHHSTNFLRDPHVSYAKQQKILRRQKRGFVDPLFNDQWYLNNYGQTPGPKGLDINVLPVWRKNITGKNVVVTILDDGIEYTHPDLQQNYDKEASYDYNHYDSDPFPRYSPDNINKHGTRCAGEVAAIKNTHCGVGVAYNARIGGIRMLDGDVTDIVEGKSLSLKTGYIDIYSSSWGPDDDGRTVDGPGPMAKRAFRDGIKKGRRGLGSIFVWATGNGGRYNDYCNCDGYITSIYTISIGAINDKGKSPWYAENCPSTLGVTYSSGQTNGPDLQIVTTDLHHKCTKEHTGTSAAAPLAAGIFALVLEANPKLTWRDLQHLVVNTSKKTDAGDSEWITNGAGHHVNNKYGFGVLDSAALVELAQSPKWRTAEEQHVCREPGSSSSQEIPKNGELTLTLDATGCSGKSNCVTRLEHVRVYVTLRHDRRGAISIVLISPSGTRSDLLKQRSKDFSNNGFKNWPFMTVFSWNENPVGKWKLVVRNHASTAGTFDRWFIKFFGTCQRPRKNITASEVATCSSHCKKGCPVTFSSVCSNCSQYCHCETGKCVPYCNENDRVDEAFKQCHTDDKFIPKNPKDGHDDNGDSGTPELSTFVKWLIIFSLLAILLATVLVMYLCKISGKCCWARPRKERAPVQRHVVYAPVSLSPDIHNNGLQESGSLKM from the exons ATGGCAATTTGGGCCTTACTAGGACTATTTGTTTCGGGTATAATACACGAGTTTGGCTTCGTTCTTGCTTCCAAGCCGCTGTATACAAATACTTGGGTTATCTATACAGACAAGGGACAAGAATATGTGGATAATTTAGCAGCAAAACACGGCTTTAAAAGCCACAGAGATGGCGGTGGACTAGAAGGGTTTTATATTTTAGAGCATCAAAGAACTAGTAAGCGAATGCGACGTAGCTTAGTCCACCATTCTACTAACTTTTTAAGAGATCCTCACGTTTCCTACGCCAAGCAACAGAAAATTCTACGGCGTCAGAAGAGAGGATTTGTAGATCCGTTATTTAATGACCAGTGGTATCTTAATAATTATG gACAAACACCTGGTCCCAAAGGCCTGGACATCAATGTTCTTCCTGTCTGGAGAAAGAATATTACTGGTAAAAATGTAGTGGTGACGATACTGGATGATGGAATAGAATACACCCATCCTGACCTCCAACAGAACTATGACAAGGAAGCAAGCTACGACTACAATCATTATGACTCGGACCCTTTTCCCAGATACAGTCCGGATAATATCAATAAACATGGGACAAG GTGTGCCGGTGAGGTAGCCGCTATCAAGAATACCCATTGTGGCGTGGGCGTGGCCTACAATGCCCGCATTGGGGGTATTCGCATGTTGGATGGTGATGTCACAGATATTGTTGAGGGCAAGTCCCTATCTCTCAAGACTGGATACATTGATATCTATAGCAGCAGTTGGGGGCCAGATGACGATGGTCGGACGGTTGATGGGCCAGGTCCAATGGCCAAACGAGCATTTAGAGATG GTATCAAGAAGGGACGTCGTGGCTTGGGCTCTATATTTGTTTGGGCTACCGGTAATGGCGGCCGATATAACGACTACTGTAACTGCGACGGCTACATCACCAGTATCTACACCATCTCTATCGGCGCCATCAACGACAAGGGCAAGTCACCCTGGTATGCTGAGAACTGTCCCTCTACTCTCGGCGTCACCTATAGCAGTGGTCAGACGAACGGACCTGATCTCCAGATAGTTACCACCGACCTTCATCATAAATGCACCAAGGAACACACCGGGACCTCGGCCGCTGCTCCTCTTGCTGCTG GAATCTTTGCGCTGGTGCTCGAAGCAAACCCCAAACTGACGTGGCGCGACTTACAACACCTAGTGGTGAACACGTCAAAGAAGACCGATGCCGGCGACTCTGAATGGATCACGAACGGGGCGGGGCACCATGTCAACAACAAGTACGGCTTCGGGGTCCTAGATTCCGCCGCGCTGGTCGAGCTTGCCCAGAGCCCCAAATGGCGGACCGCAGAGGAGCAACACGTTTGTCGTGAGCCAGGGTCTTCCTCTTCGCAGGAAATCCCGAAAAATGGCGAGTTGACATTGACACTGGATGCCACGGGCTGTAGCGGGAAATCGAATTGCGTGACGCGCTTAGAGCACGTGCGTGTGTATGTCACGCTAAGGCATGACCGGCGAGGAGCGATCAGCATCGTGTTGATCTCGCCGAGTGGGACTCGCTCGGATCTTCTCAAGCAGCGCAGCAAGGATTTCTCCAATAACGGATTCAAGAACTGGCCTTTCATGACTGTGTTCTCGTGGAACGAGAATCCCGTGGGAAAGTGGAAGCTTGTTGTGCGGAACCACGCTAGTACCGCTGGAACGTTCGATCGCTGGTTCATCAAGTTCTTCGGCACGTGTCAACGGCCGCGCAAGAATATCACGGCGTCTGAAGTAGCAACATGCTCTAGCCACTGCAAGAAAGGGTGCCCGGTGACTTTCTCCTCCGTTTGTAGTAACTGCTCGCAGTACTGTCACTGCGAGACGGGCAAGTGTGTGCCGTattgtaatgaaaatgatCGCGTCGACGAAGCATTTAAACAATGTCACACGGACGATAAATTTATTCCAAAGAATCCCAAGGACGGACACGACGATAATGGAGACTCCGGTACTCCTGAACTGTCTACGTTCGTGAAATGGCTCATAATCTTCAGCCTCCTCGCCATCTTATTGGCCACCGTCCTTGTAATGTACCTTTGCAAAATCAGCGGAAAATGCTGCTGGGCGCGCCCGCGTAAGGAACGTGCGCCGGTTCAGCGGCACGTCGTCTATGCCCCAGTCTCTCTCAGCCCCGATATCCATAACAATGGGCTCCAGGAGTCAGGTAGTTTGAAGATGTAG